The Oxyura jamaicensis isolate SHBP4307 breed ruddy duck chromosome 24, BPBGC_Ojam_1.0, whole genome shotgun sequence genome contains a region encoding:
- the LOC118177871 gene encoding histone H2A, producing the protein MSGRGKSGGKARAKAKSRSSRAGLQFPVGRVHRLLRRGHYAERVGAGAPVYLAAVLEYLTAEILELAGNAARDNKKTRIIPRHLQLAVRNDEELNKLLGGVTIAQGGVLPNIQAVLLPKKTGSGSAGPAKAGKKGSGQQSQEY; encoded by the coding sequence ATGTCTGGCCGTGGCAAGAGCGGCGGTAAGGCCCGAGCTAAGGCCAAGTCCCGTTCTTCCCGGGCCGGGCTGCAGTTCCCCGTCGGGCGCGTCCACCGGCTGCTGCGGCGCGGGCACTACGCGGAGCGGGTCGGGGCCGGCGCGCCCGTGTAcctggctgcagtgctggagtACCTGACGGCCGAGATCCTGGAGCTGGCGGGCAACGCGGCCCGCGACAACAAGAAGACGCGCATCATCCCCCGGCACCTGCAGCTGGCGGTGCGCAACGACGAGGAGCTCAACAAGCTGCTTGGCGGCGTCACCATCGCGCAAGGCGGTGTCCTGCCCAACATCCaggccgtgctgctgcccaaGAAGACGGGCAGCGGTAGCGCGGGCCCCGCCAAGG